In Nitrospira sp., a single genomic region encodes these proteins:
- the gnd gene encoding decarboxylating 6-phosphogluconate dehydrogenase, producing MELGFIGLGKMGMNMVTRLRRDQHRVVVYDRSADLVGQAAAQGCIGTASLADLAAQLNAPRAVWCMVPSGTATEETVQTLGTLLKPGDTIIDGGNTHFHDDVRRADELKRKRIAYVDAGTSGGVWGLKVGYCLMVGGEEPAVKRLAPIFTTLAPENGWAHMGAPGAGHYVKMVHNGIEYSMMQGYAEGFELMSKSDYRLDLARIADLWMQGSVVRSWLLELAAGALKEDPKLEHLKGFVQDSGEGRWMIADAVEKAVPVPTLTAALFTRFRSRQEDSFAEKMLAALRNAFGGHAVKR from the coding sequence ATGGAGCTGGGATTCATCGGACTCGGCAAGATGGGGATGAACATGGTGACCCGTCTCCGCCGCGATCAACACCGGGTGGTCGTTTATGATCGTTCGGCCGATCTGGTCGGCCAGGCCGCCGCGCAGGGCTGCATCGGCACCGCCTCACTCGCCGACCTCGCCGCCCAATTGAACGCGCCGAGAGCGGTCTGGTGCATGGTGCCGTCCGGGACGGCGACTGAGGAGACGGTCCAGACGCTCGGAACGCTCCTGAAACCGGGTGACACCATCATCGACGGCGGCAATACGCACTTCCATGACGACGTCCGCCGAGCCGACGAACTCAAGCGCAAGAGGATCGCCTACGTGGATGCCGGAACCAGCGGCGGTGTGTGGGGCCTAAAGGTGGGATACTGCTTGATGGTGGGAGGAGAAGAACCGGCGGTCAAGCGCCTCGCGCCCATCTTCACGACGCTCGCCCCCGAGAACGGATGGGCGCACATGGGCGCCCCGGGCGCAGGCCATTACGTGAAAATGGTGCACAACGGCATCGAGTACAGCATGATGCAGGGGTACGCCGAGGGGTTCGAACTGATGTCGAAGAGCGACTATCGTCTGGACCTGGCCCGCATTGCCGACCTGTGGATGCAAGGGAGCGTCGTCCGATCCTGGCTGTTGGAGCTGGCCGCCGGAGCCCTCAAGGAAGACCCCAAGTTGGAACACCTCAAGGGCTTCGTGCAGGATTCGGGCGAAGGGCGATGGATGATCGCGGATGCGGTCGAAAAGGCGGTGCCGGTTCCGACGCTGACCGCCGCGCTCTTCACCCGGTTTCGATCCCGCCAGGAAGACTCGTTTGCCGAGAAGATGCTGGCGGCCCTGCGCAACGCATTCGGCGGACACGCGGTCAAACGGTAA
- a CDS encoding thioredoxin domain-containing protein has protein sequence MIDEVTDRTFDHLVEGSPVPVLVEFWKPGCGGCRALLCRLVEVQAETAGRLLVVKINVEENYQIPAELEISSLPALALYRGGRFDRFIGGIGTKEEILKQVLSAGY, from the coding sequence ATGATCGACGAGGTCACGGATCGAACGTTCGATCACCTGGTAGAAGGCTCGCCGGTGCCCGTGCTGGTGGAGTTCTGGAAACCCGGCTGCGGAGGCTGTCGGGCCCTGCTGTGCCGGCTCGTCGAAGTCCAGGCTGAAACGGCGGGAAGGCTGCTCGTCGTCAAGATAAACGTGGAGGAGAACTACCAGATTCCGGCCGAGTTGGAGATCTCGTCGCTTCCGGCGCTGGCACTCTATCGCGGGGGTCGATTCGATCGATTTATCGGAGGGATCGGCACGAAGGAGGAAATTCTGAAGCAAGTGCTGAGTGCTGGGTACTGA
- the zwf gene encoding glucose-6-phosphate dehydrogenase — translation MPPVAKKLDVKPDPESLPPADPCTLIIFGGSGDLARRRLIPALYNLLLDGLLPAKFAVLGLGRRTMSDEEYRASLREGVAKFSRQALDEAKWAAFAEHLFYLAGENEAPNTFTELKRRAEELEKTFGLPGNRIFYLSIPPSSFTPVCEGLDQAGLATPPSPSSPYSRIIVEKPVGRDLNSAKEINAVTGRVFDESQIFRIDHYLGKETVQNLMVVRFANSIFEPIWNHKYIDHVQITVSETEGVGSRATYYEEAGALRDMVQNHILQLLCLVAMEPPYSLDPDVVRNAKMEVLRCLRPIVGKDLERCTVRAQYAPGTIHSRPVPGYRRENGVDPNSTTETYVAIKCFVENWRWSGVPFYLRTGKALPLRASEVAVQFKEIPQILFNANARHPQPPNVLALRIQPEEGLSLRIVSRVPGTRAQTLPVEMDFRYGEVFGQASPEAYERLLLDVMTGDASRFMRRDAVEASWAWITTILEGWQQQGSRWLPEYQAGTWGPVEADRLIQEDGRLWRTL, via the coding sequence ATGCCACCCGTCGCCAAGAAACTCGACGTCAAGCCGGACCCGGAAAGTCTGCCGCCCGCCGACCCCTGCACGCTGATCATCTTCGGCGGATCGGGAGACCTGGCTCGGCGGCGGCTGATTCCGGCCTTGTACAATCTGCTCCTCGACGGGCTGCTGCCGGCCAAGTTTGCGGTGTTGGGGCTCGGCCGCCGGACCATGTCGGACGAGGAATACCGAGCATCGCTGCGGGAGGGAGTCGCGAAATTTTCGCGGCAGGCCCTGGACGAAGCGAAGTGGGCGGCATTCGCCGAACACCTTTTCTATCTGGCCGGAGAGAACGAAGCGCCCAACACTTTCACCGAGCTGAAGCGGCGCGCCGAGGAACTTGAAAAGACGTTCGGCCTGCCGGGAAACCGCATCTTCTACCTGAGCATCCCCCCCAGTTCGTTCACGCCGGTCTGCGAAGGGCTCGATCAAGCCGGGCTGGCCACTCCTCCATCTCCGTCCTCTCCCTACTCCCGCATCATCGTGGAGAAGCCGGTGGGTCGCGACCTTAACTCGGCCAAAGAGATCAACGCCGTGACCGGCCGCGTGTTCGACGAATCCCAGATCTTCCGGATCGACCACTACCTCGGCAAGGAGACCGTGCAGAATCTCATGGTCGTGCGGTTCGCCAACAGCATTTTCGAGCCGATCTGGAACCACAAGTACATCGACCATGTGCAGATCACGGTCAGTGAGACGGAGGGAGTCGGCTCTCGGGCCACCTACTATGAGGAAGCCGGAGCCTTGCGCGACATGGTGCAGAACCACATTCTGCAACTGCTCTGTTTGGTCGCGATGGAACCCCCGTACTCGCTCGATCCGGACGTGGTCCGGAACGCCAAGATGGAGGTGCTCCGCTGCCTGCGCCCGATCGTCGGCAAGGACCTTGAGCGCTGCACGGTCCGCGCGCAGTATGCGCCTGGAACGATTCACAGCCGGCCGGTGCCGGGCTATCGCCGCGAGAACGGGGTCGATCCGAACAGCACGACGGAAACCTATGTCGCCATCAAGTGCTTTGTCGAGAATTGGCGCTGGTCCGGCGTGCCGTTTTATCTACGGACCGGCAAGGCGCTTCCCTTGCGGGCCAGCGAGGTCGCGGTCCAGTTCAAGGAAATCCCTCAAATCCTGTTCAACGCCAACGCGCGGCACCCCCAGCCGCCGAACGTGTTGGCGCTTCGGATTCAACCGGAGGAAGGGTTGTCGCTCCGCATCGTCTCACGGGTGCCGGGCACAAGAGCGCAGACCCTTCCCGTAGAAATGGACTTTCGGTACGGCGAAGTGTTCGGGCAAGCCTCGCCGGAAGCCTACGAACGGTTACTGCTCGACGTCATGACGGGGGATGCCTCGCGGTTCATGCGGCGCGATGCGGTCGAAGCGTCCTGGGCTTGGATCACCACCATCTTAGAGGGTTGGCAACAGCAAGGGTCCCGTTGGCTCCCGGAGTACCAGGCCGGTACCTGGGGACCGGTCGAAGCGGACCGACTGATCCAGGAAGACGGACGACTCTGGCGCACGCTTTGA
- a CDS encoding GDSL-type esterase/lipase family protein translates to MVRHIICFGDSLTAGFQSPTPSHPTGRDTPYGDFLQEWLGASSLVRVSGHCGELTSEMAMRFRQDVLSHRPDYVVILGGTNDLGWNAQPSDIMENLLKMYELSRAERVIPVPVTVPSIRIADEGGAPAAAWIEDHLQRRRQLNELIRAYAESKKLAAVDLFAATAEPETGRLAAPYSNDGLHLTTAGYRRFAELLFDQIFEPVCPGAPGRGA, encoded by the coding sequence ATGGTGCGGCACATCATCTGCTTCGGAGATAGTCTGACGGCCGGCTTTCAATCGCCGACTCCCTCCCATCCGACCGGACGAGACACGCCGTACGGAGATTTTCTCCAGGAATGGCTGGGCGCGTCGAGTCTGGTCCGCGTGAGCGGTCACTGCGGAGAACTGACCAGCGAAATGGCCATGCGGTTTCGGCAAGATGTCCTGTCGCACCGTCCGGACTATGTGGTGATCCTCGGCGGCACCAACGACCTCGGGTGGAACGCCCAGCCGTCGGACATCATGGAGAACCTGCTCAAGATGTACGAACTTTCGCGCGCCGAGCGGGTGATTCCGGTGCCGGTCACGGTGCCGTCGATTCGGATCGCGGACGAGGGAGGCGCGCCGGCCGCCGCCTGGATCGAAGACCATCTGCAGCGGCGCCGGCAGCTGAACGAGTTGATCCGCGCGTATGCCGAGTCCAAAAAGCTCGCCGCGGTCGATCTGTTCGCCGCCACCGCGGAGCCCGAAACGGGACGGCTCGCGGCTCCCTACTCGAACGACGGGCTCCATCTGACGACGGCGGGATATCGACGGTTCGCGGAACTGCTGTTCGATCAGATCTTCGAGCCGGTCTGTCCGGGCGCGCCGGGGCGCGGAGCATGA